A window of Pyrus communis chromosome 3, drPyrComm1.1, whole genome shotgun sequence genomic DNA:
GATGATGGCCATCCTTCTGCCTCTGTGTTAGAAGATTCAAACACAAATCATGCACCCAATCCGGAAGTGGAGACGGTGTTGCACAAATGGTCACCTCCCACGTATTTGTGGAGGGGGTTTTCGGCCCTTATCCTGACAGGACAGGTTATTTTGAGAACTTTGAAGGGCAAAGTGCATTGGCGAAATACACTTGAGCAATTAAAGAGAGTTGGGCCAGGTTCAGTCGGGGTCTGTCTCTTGACTTCAGCATTTGTTGGCATGGCCTTTACAATCCAATTCGTTAGGGAATTTACTAGGTTAGGGTTAAGCAGAGCCGTTGGTGGGGTTTTAGCCCTGGCTTTCTCAAGGGAGTTGAGTCCTGTAATTACATCAATCGTGGTTGCTGGGCGTATTGGAAGCTCATTTGCAGCAGAGTTGGGAACAATGCAGGTTTCTGAGCAAACCGACACACTGAGAGTTCTCGGGGCAGACCCAGTTGATTATCTTGTCACTCCAAGGGTGATTGCTACCTGTATTGCTCTACCGTTTCTGACTCTAATGTGTTTCACAGTAGGGATGGCATCCAGCGCCCTCCTTTCCGATGGCATTTATGGTGTTAGCATCAACATTATTCTGGATTCAGCTTGCAGAGCTCTCAAGCCATGGGATATAATTAGTGCAATGATCAAGTCACAGGTTTTTGGCGCGATCATATCGATTGTGAGTTGCGCTTGGGGAGTTACCACTATGGGAGGAGCCAAGGGTGTTGGGGAGTCAACAACTTCGGCTGTGGTTATATCTCTTGTTGGGATCTTTATCGCAGATTTTGTACTGTCTTGTTGTTTCTTCCAAGGAGTTGGAGATTCATTGAAGAGGCTATAAGCGGTTGTTGATAAGCTAATGGAGAGTCTGAAGCGTGAAACGAATCAAAGTATCTGAACTTGGCTGCGTGGTTTTCATGCAATGGCCGGTCAGCTTGTAGTACTCAATGGTTATTGAGGGCATTATTTACAGAGTATAATATACATTGTTTTTCTCCCTCCATCATTCGTTAATGCCGAATTCTGTGAGGAGAGCAGTTTTTGGAGTAATTTTGCATTAAGAATCATACAGATGACCTCGAAGCATCTCATTGCAAAGCAAGCGGGCTCGGCGTTGATAGTCTTGATGTAGGGTTTTGTACATCTCCTTTCACTGTTAATGCATGTAGCGCAACAACTATTATTCTGTGTCACTTTACCACTTCTTTTTCGTGCCAAATTGCTACTTAAATTTGTTTTTCCATAAAAGAACTAATTGATAAATTGGGCGGTGAGCATCACCGTGACTCAATAATCTGGACATTAGGTGGCATATAACGATCAATATATATTTCGTTTTGATAGAAAGAATATACAGTGAAAGGCAGCAACAGTAGCCATGGAAATATTATCTCAACATCCAGTAATCAGTTTCGTTACAGAAAATGCAGAAATATTAGGGAATCCAAGAACAAAGGCAGGCTGTGGAACGGATCACATCAACTCTCAACGTGTATAGATTTCTCCACCGCTATTCATTGCATGTTTCTATAACCTGGGGTGATGGCGAGGGCGAGGAACGTCCCAGTCAGTCACAATGTGATTGCGGGTGATCTCTTTGAGTGAACGGCATCCACTTAATGCCATGGTTAGCTCAAACTCTTCACGCAGCATTTGCAGTACCTTTTTAATGCCAGCCTCTCCTTCAGCAGCCAAAGAGAACACCACAGGGCGCCCAATCTGTGACAGAAGTGAGTCTCAGTATGTTTTGATAGACAGTATAACGaagaacataaataaaactctGGCTGAATGAACGGattttgttctacactttcACTAGAGTAATGGCGATAAAACCAGCATAGTTAGGAGACTAGTCTGCAGCAATACGGACCCTTCATAGTATGCACATTTTCTTAACTATCTCGTTATACCCAGCATGGTATTTCGGAAGGTTGCATCAGAGAATTGGAGTTAATCTTTTCGTGGAGTGCGTGGGTGAGTAATATATGGATAGATTAAGTGCTTTGATATGGAAAAATCATTATCAAAACTCTACTTACAAATATGCCAGAGGCACCCAATGCTAATGCTTTGAAGACATCTGTTCCACGACGAACACCACCATCCAAGAAAACAGGAATGCGTCCTTGTGCACCTTTAACAACCTAGTTATCAAGACAGCGGCGCCATATCAAAACATAATGAACAACTAGGATCATGTCATTGCAGGTTTACTCAACACATCTGAGGAGATGCACCCCAAACAGCTAAAATCAAGCTTTTGTACCTCTTCTAGGGCCATGATAGTCGAAGGGACGTAATCAAGTTGGCGAGCTCCATGGTTGGACACAATAATCCCAGCTGCTCCGGCTTGTACTGCAATCCTTGCTGCATGATATGAGCGTAGAAGAGTTATACAAGCATTACAAACCTATCAGAACGGCGGAGAGAAGaggagttgaaatatataccaTCTTCAGCAGTGAGAACACCCTTCACTAGGATAGGCAGTGAAGTGATTGTCTGAAGCCACTGCACATCCTGTCCAAATAGAAAAACCGATCATCAGATGTGCatcaactttttattaaaaaaatgcataCATGTCGAGAAAACATCGCTTCCTCACAAACGTCCAGCTAAATATTCCCAGCCAAAACACCTTCCTTCTTTTAAATTTTCGTACTTTTCGTCAAAAGAAGGTAGAATCAAGATCTGTACTTTTAAATTCCTTCCATTGAATAGATATATAACACATTTCTTGACATTCCGTCCTTTTCTGTTGTTGGATACTTTTTAAACTGTGTGTAGATGGCTGAATAACTTATGAACACCAGTTTCAATTTGCGCATATTATAAGCCTTGCTTAGAAGTTCGTGTATCTCTAACATTCGTCTTCTCTGACATACCTTCCAGCTAAGAGAACGATCGATTTGACCAGCAACGTATGAAGCAAGTCCAGAGTCAGCAGCCTGCAAGACCCCCACACAGCAgattaaacataaaaaacatTGTTCTTAAAATTAGGACAGCACAGTTTCTACTCACTTTGTCCATCTTTCCGAGGTCCAAACCCTCAAAGTTCTTCAGTGTCAAAAACGGAGGCAAAGTAAATCTGCAAGATACCAAATAAGAGGTATTAACAAGAGTGAATTTTCCCACATGTAAAGCTTACATCAAATGCCGAACTGAAATAGTCTTATTGAAccgttaaaaataaaatacacacGTACATATAcaaatcttcaccaaatttATTTATCATACAAGGTTGATATGAATTTTTTCAGCAAGTGGTATTGCTATAACAGTTATGGACATGAAGTTGACCTGTTCTTGATGTCAGCTTCTCTGCGACCGAGCCTTGGGGTATCAACTGTAAGAGCAATAGCCTTGAACCCAGCCCTTTCGGCTCTTCTGACCAGCTGAGCAACCACATGCCTGTCCTTGTAGACCTGATAATAATGACCCGAAAAACATGGAACGCGTAAGGCAAGGAAACAATTACACAAAAGTCATATCTCAAGACCAGGCACAATTAGGTACCGTAACTAATGAACAGAAATGGAATTAGTAATTTAAGCTTACATAGAGCTGGAAGAAACGGATTCCAGGTCCAGTTGAAGCAACCTCTTCAACACTTGAAGTAGCCCATGAAGACAAAGTCTGAAACAATCAACACAGGGTAGATGTAAAGAACACAGACATAACTTGTAATATAACAGCAAACCACCATATAAAAATCCACAAATAAAATGCGAGAACCCATGGGCTTAAGATCTTTATTAGTGTAATGATAGCTATTGAAAGACGATGAAGGTCAACGACTCAACGACGTACCATGATTGTTCCAGCTGCCGATGCTGCCCTTGCAGTAGCATATTCACCTGCAAGAATTCACATATCATCATCAGATGGACTATACCATGGCCTCTTTAAAGAGTATCAGGTATGACACTGGATGCCATTTTACAATGGATCAAGCAGACGTGTGCCCTTTGTACAATATTCTCATTGTTCTCAAACAAATTTACACAGATTAAAGTTCTCAAGCTCAGCAGCACACTGGATGGTGACTATCCTTGTTGAAAGTATTTTAACCATGTAACCTCGGGGTGACTTGCTAATCAATAGGTAGTAAATTGTTTGCAACACAGTAAATAAAGATATCAAGGTAACTCTTATGTTGTCAACAGCTTACATGGGGTAAAGATGAAATTAGTACACATGGTACAGTACAATTCAAACGCAATATCCAAATATCAGTGCGAGAGCAAGGTGAGATGGCCCACCAGTTGCGCTATGTTTTCCCCGAATGAAAAAATTACTGAAGCTTAATAAGGTGAAACAATAGCATACCTTCAGGATGAGCCATTTTCTGCATGGCTGTTGGGGCAATCATGATTGGCATTGAGATCTTGAAGCCCAGAACAGTGGTGGTCATGTCTATGTGGCTCACATCAATGAGAATACGGGGTCGAAACCTATGTTTGATGACAATATGTTTGTTTCATGAGAATCCCAAAACTGATACTTTCTTTATACAGGAAAAAAAAGGCACCGCTAGATGAATATTATCAAGTGCTGGGTATCTCCGGATAAAGATTGAATTCTTACAGAATTCTGGAGAAAGCATTTCTGTTTTCAGCAAGAGTCCACTGGTCCTCTGCTCCTGATGCGTAGTAGTCATAGACCATCTTTGGCAACTTCTCCTTCGCGATGGCCTCATACTCGCTGACGTTGGTTATCTCCATTTTAGAAGTTGCCTGTCAACGCTTCCCTGAAAAACATGTATTTAACATCAACATCAAGCCAATGAGATCATATTCTGCGTACGCAAACAACTTTCTcttccctttttctctttttccagGAAGTTGGAAACAAGAAAGTGTTCAAATATCAGAAGAAGTAAAGAACACAGATCTGCGTTAAGAAACAGTGCTTGCGCGCGCACACACAGACGACACACCTAACTGAATCAAAACCACTGATCATATGTACTCAGGGTGgcaataaaagatagattacgaCCCCATGTCAACTACAAATGTGGAAAAGTAAATCCCTTTGATATTCAATATGATCATGCattaatgatcaaaatgattacTTAAGAGTAGTCGTATCGCTTGTAAAAAAAGACTGAATTCACTGCAACATACAGCGTCTCGAGTCTCCTTAGTGTAACTTAGAGTTGTATTAGGTTacaatctttctttcttttttttgggcaACAAGTTACAGTCTTTCCAAGCAGTTTGACAGTACTAGTAAAAGAAAGAACACAGAATTGAAGGGAAATGAAAGAGCAAAGGACCGAGAGGAAGCCGACCTGAAGTTTGAGTCCAGGACTATGCAACAAA
This region includes:
- the LOC137729916 gene encoding protein TRIGALACTOSYLDIACYLGLYCEROL 1, chloroplastic-like isoform X2, translated to MMQTASYLHPFSYFSDRSLLKPVGWIKSQTPYSNHLGRRVPITRRPQSCKFLLPKQQTRFFAVPNTDDGHPSASVLEDSNTNHAPNPEVETVLHKWSPPTYLWRGFSALILTGQVILRTLKGKVHWRNTLEQLKRVGPGSVGVCLLTSAFVGMAFTIQFVREFTRLGLSRAVGGVLALAFSRELSPVITSIVVAGRIGSSFAAELGTMQVSEQTDTLRVLGADPVDYLVTPRVIATCIALPFLTLMCFTVGMASSALLSDGIYGVSINIILDSACRALKPWDIISAMIKSQVFGAIISIVSCAWGVTTMGGAKGVGESTTSAVVISLVGIFIADFVLSCCFFQGVGDSLKRL
- the LOC137729915 gene encoding glycolate oxidase, with amino-acid sequence MEITNVSEYEAIAKEKLPKMVYDYYASGAEDQWTLAENRNAFSRILFRPRILIDVSHIDMTTTVLGFKISMPIMIAPTAMQKMAHPEGEYATARAASAAGTIMTLSSWATSSVEEVASTGPGIRFFQLYVYKDRHVVAQLVRRAERAGFKAIALTVDTPRLGRREADIKNRFTLPPFLTLKNFEGLDLGKMDKAADSGLASYVAGQIDRSLSWKDVQWLQTITSLPILVKGVLTAEDARIAVQAGAAGIIVSNHGARQLDYVPSTIMALEEVVKGAQGRIPVFLDGGVRRGTDVFKALALGASGIFIGRPVVFSLAAEGEAGIKKVLQMLREEFELTMALSGCRSLKEITRNHIVTDWDVPRPRHHPRL
- the LOC137729916 gene encoding protein TRIGALACTOSYLDIACYLGLYCEROL 1, chloroplastic-like isoform X1 translates to MMQTASYLHPFSYFSDRRSLLKPVGWIKSQTPYSNHLGRRVPITRRPQSCKFLLPKQQTRFFAVPNTDDGHPSASVLEDSNTNHAPNPEVETVLHKWSPPTYLWRGFSALILTGQVILRTLKGKVHWRNTLEQLKRVGPGSVGVCLLTSAFVGMAFTIQFVREFTRLGLSRAVGGVLALAFSRELSPVITSIVVAGRIGSSFAAELGTMQVSEQTDTLRVLGADPVDYLVTPRVIATCIALPFLTLMCFTVGMASSALLSDGIYGVSINIILDSACRALKPWDIISAMIKSQVFGAIISIVSCAWGVTTMGGAKGVGESTTSAVVISLVGIFIADFVLSCCFFQGVGDSLKRL